One Dermacentor silvarum isolate Dsil-2018 chromosome 10, BIME_Dsil_1.4, whole genome shotgun sequence genomic window carries:
- the LOC119466551 gene encoding uncharacterized protein LOC119466551: MSSEYFRGLDNSAQQRYQDKLSFEGQQLPDPLDDDVVQYSFSASPRNFPPVTAADIFMYLVEGVCFYTKEQFKNHKLSDAYNAFLSGKVKRVMSFKAGKRGVGVVILTASVEASQLLSKTYRPWCVVKDDGTVVSAHCTCIAGLGECCTHVAALLFNIEAAIKYGLNDPSPTETACRWSEVSRKSMVAPVSEINFFKAKPGQQVPEPAPRQQGSIPTWSSDKIHSFLQHVKTFAPSTLVLSCITDSESTDSSPEDCCRRKEDQPPALFIAISNR, translated from the exons ATGTCGAGCGAATATTTTAGAGGACTGGACAACAGTGCACAGCAGCGCTACCAAGACAAGCTGTCCTTCGAAGGCCAGCAGCTGCCGGACCCGTTGGACGACGATGTCGTGCAATATTCTTTTTCGGCGAGCCCGAGAAACTTTCCGCCTGTCACAGCAGCGGATATTTTCATGTATTTAGTGGAGGGCGTTTGCTTCTACACAAAAGAACAGTTTAAGAACCACAAACTGAGTGATGCTTACAATGCATTCCTGAGTGGGAAAGTTAAGCGTGTAATGTCGTTCAAGGCAGGCAAGCGCGGAGTCGGCGTCGTCATCTTAACAGCATCTGTGGAGGCCAGCCAGCTGCTTTCGAAGACATACCGACCGTGGTGCGTCGTCAAAGACGACGGCACTGTTGTAAGCGCTCACTGCACGTGCATAGCAGG ACTTGGAGAATGCTGCACACACGTGGCTGCCCTATTATTCAACATAGAAGCAGCCATAAAATATGGGCTGAATGACCCGTCTCCAACTGAGACAGCGTGCAGGTGGTCTGAGGTATCCAGGAAATCTATG GTGGCACCAGTCAGCGAGATAAATTTTTTCAAGGCAAAGCCTGGACAACAAGTTCCTGAACCTGCCCCAAGGCAACAAGGGTCTATTCCAACATGGAGCTCTGATAAAATACACAGCTTCTTGCAGCACGTCAAG ACATTTGCCCCCAGCACACTTGTGTTGAGTTGCATAACAGACAGTGAAAGTACGGATTCTTCTCCTGAGGACTGCTGCAGAAGAAAGGAAGACCAACCACCAGCACTATTCATCGCGATCAGCAATAGATGA